The following coding sequences are from one Triticum dicoccoides isolate Atlit2015 ecotype Zavitan chromosome 4A, WEW_v2.0, whole genome shotgun sequence window:
- the LOC119285359 gene encoding mitogen-activated protein kinase 5, protein MDGAPVAEFRPTMTHGGRFLLYNIFGNQFEITAKYQPPIMPIGRGAYGIVCSVMNFETREMVAIKKIANAFDNNMDAKRTLREIKLLRHLDHENIVGLRDVIPPAIPQSFNDVYIATELMDTDLHHIIRSNQELSEEHCQYFLYQLLRGLKYIHSANVIHRDLKPSNLLLNANCDLKICDFGLARPSSESDMMTEYVVTRWYRAPELLLNSTDYSAAIDVWSVGCIFMELINRAPLFPGRDHMHQMRLITEVIGTPTDDDLGFIRNEDARRYMRHLPQFPRRSFPGQFPKVQPAALDLIERMLTFNPLQRITVEEALEHPYLERLHDVADEPICTDPFSFDFEQHPLTEDQMKQLIFNEALELNPNFRY, encoded by the exons ATGGACGGCGCTCCGGTGGCCGAGTTCCGGCCGACGATGACGCACGGCGGCCGCTTCCTCCTCTACAACATATTCGGCAACCAGTTCGAGATCACGGCCAAGTACCAGCCGCCGATCATGCCCATCGGCCGCGGCGCCTACGGGATCGTCTG CTCGGTGATGAACTTCGAGACGAGGGAGATGGTGGCAATCAAGAAGATCGCCAACGCCTTCGACAACAACATGGACGCCAAGCGCACGCTCCGGGAGATCAAGCTCCTCAGGCACCTCGACCACGAGAAC ATAGTAGGCCTCCGAGATGTGATCCCGCCGGCGATCCCGCAGTCCTTCAACGACGTCTACATCGCCACTGAGCTCATGGACACGgacctccaccacatcatccgctccaACCAAGAACTCTCGGAAGAACACTGCCAG TACTTCCTGTACCAGCTGCTGCGCGGCCTCAAGTACATCCACTCGGCGAACGTGATCCACCGCGACCTCAAGCCGAGCAACCTGCTGCTGAACGCCAACTGTGACCTCAAGATCTGCGACTTCGGCCTGGCGCGGCCGTCATCGGAGAGCGACATGATGACGGAGTACGTGGTCACGCGGTGGTACCGGGCCCCGGAGCTGCTGCTCAACTCCACCGACTACTCCGCGGCCATCGACGTCTGGTCCGTCGGCTGCATCTTCATGGAGCTCATCAACCGCGCGCCGCTCTTCCCGGGGAGGGACCACATGCACCAGATGCGGCTCATCACGGAGGTGATCGGCACCCCCACCGACGACGACCTGGGATTCATCCGGAACGAGGACGCCAGGAGGTACATGAGGCACCTGCCGCAGTTCCCTCGCCGGTCCTTCCCGGGCCAGTTCCCCAAGGTGCAGCCCGCCGCGCTGGACCTCATCGAGAGGATGCTCACCTTTAACCCGCTGCAGAGGATCACAG TTGAAGAGGCGCTGGAGCACCCTTACCTAGAGCGGCTTCACGACGTCGCCGACGAGCCCATCTGCACGGACCCCTTCTCCTTTGACTTCGAGCAGCACCCTCTGACGGAAGACCAGATGAAGCAACTCATATTCAACGAAGCCCTGGAGTTGAACCCCAACTTCCGATACTAG